GCGGATTGATAGGGTGCTGACGCAAATCCACTCGGATTATACGCGCTCACTCAGCCTTGAAGAGATTGCTGAAACTGCGGCGCTGAGTGTTTCTGGCGTGCATCGACTTTTTTTGCGGCATACCGGACAGAGTATTTCTGAATATCTTAAGCGGATACGGATTGGGGATGCGTGTTCCCAGCTGGCAAGCAGTGATGCACCGATCTCGATGATTGCTCAGGATGTGGGATATTCGGCGCTGGCCAACTTCAACCGCCAGTTCCGCGCGGTGAAAGGAATGACACCGCGCGAATACAGAGCTCGTTTTCGTGGCTGACGATTACATCACAGCGCCGATTTGCCAAGGGATGAACTCGTAGTCGCCCAGTCCTTGCGCTTCGGATTTGCTGTGTTCTCCAGATGCGACCTTGATCATAAATTCGAAGATCTCTTCGCCTACGGCCTCAACCGACTTGCCCTCTGAGATAATGGAGCCTGCGTTGAGGTCCATGTCTTCTGGCATATGCTCGAACAGAGGCGTGTTGCTGGCAACTTTGATGGTTGGAGATGGTTTGCTGCCAAACGCAGAGCCGCGACCTGTGGTGAAAATGATCAGATTACAGCCGCTGGCGATTTGGCCAGTAACAGAGGCTGGGTCATAACCGGGGCTGTCCATGAAGACGAAACCAGTGGTGTCGATTGGCTCGCCGTATTTATAGACGCCTTCCAGCGCTGTTGTGCCGCCTTTGGCGACTGCACCGAGGGACTTCTCCAGAATAGTTGTCAAGCCACCGCGCTTGTTGCCGGGAGATGGGTTGTTGTCCATGTTGCCGTTGTTGCGGGCGGTGTAATCCTCCCACCAACGGACACGTTCAACCAGCTTCTCAGCGATTTTCTGGTTTGCTGCCCGGCTTGTGAGTAGGTGCTCTGCGCCGTAGATCTCGGAGGTTTCGGAAAGCACGGAGGTGCCGCCGTATTGGACCAGTAAATCTGTCGCATAGCCGAGCGCCGGGTTGGCGGTGACGCCGGACCAGCCGTCTGATCCGCCGCATTGTAGGCCAACCATCAGCTTGGAGATTGGAGCAGGTGCGCGGGAGGTTTTGTTGACCTCTGGCAGCATGGCTTTGATCTTTTCTTTGCCCGCCTCGATGGTTTTGCGCAGGCCGCCCATGCCTTGAATGTTCATGACCTGGAAGGTTGGGGACTGCTTGAGGCCGTAAGCTTCCAGCAGGAAGTCGATTTGGTTGACCTCACAGCCAAGGCCGACAAGCAGGACGCCGCCAACATTCGGATTTTTAGCATAGCCCCACAATACACGTTGCAGATTGGCAAAGCCTTCGTTGTCTCCAGCCATGCCGCAGCCGGTGCCGTGTGCGAAGGAGGCAACGCCGTCGATGTTCTCAAACTCTGCGAGATCTTCGTCGCCAAATGCATCCGCAATGCGGTGGGCGGCGGTGGCAGAGCAGTTTACGCTGGTGAGAATGGCGATGTAGTTGCGCGTGCCAACGGTGCCATCTTCGCGGAGGTAGCCATTGAAGGTCCGTTCTTCAGGATGTGCCACGAATTGGGTCGGCTTGTATTCCTTGCAAAAGCTGTGGTGTACGCCGGGGTCCGAGAACTCCATGTTGTGGGAGTGCACATGGGAGCCCGCAGGAATATCCATTGAGGCGAAGCCGATCGTCTGGCCAAACTTGATGAGCGCTTCGCCTTTGGCGACGGGGACTTCCGCAATTTTGTGGCCGGCTGAAATGCTATCGAGAACGCTCAAAGACCCTGCTTTGTCTCCTACCTGGAGCGCACGGGTGGCGATGATGACATTGTCAGCTTTTTGGAGTTTGACGCTGGATTGAATAGATGCCGACATGTCAGAGAGTTTCCATTGTTTTGGTGAGATAGAAGTTTGCAGCAGTGCCGCCAAAAATAGCTTCCCAATCTGCTTGGGGCAGATCAGCTGTCAATTGCTCCACCATGTCTAGCCAGTTTTGGTAGGTGTTGGCGAGCAGGAGAACAGGCCAGTCGCTGCCAAACATAACGCGTTCAGCTCCAAAACATTTAAGAATGTGAAATGCATAGGGAGCGATGTCCTCGATAGAGGCTTGATCGTTTGCTTCTGTCAGCAATCCGGAAAGCTTGCAGCGTACGGTGGTGGTCCGTGCGATATCGGCGACATGCTGCGACCAGGTTTCAATAGCTTCGTTGCGAATGTCTGGCTTTGCGCCGTGGTCAATCACACAGGAAAGATCCGGGTAGCGCTTCAGGAAGGTTTTCAGATGCAGCAGGTGCCTTGGCAGAACCAGAAGGTCGAGTGTGAGGTTCTCGTCGATCAAAGTTTGAATGGCGGGACGTAAGGTGTCCTTGAGCATCCACTCATCATCAGGGATATCCTGAATCATAGGGCGGATACCGACGAATTTAGGATTTTCTGCAAGCTCGCGGATGATTTTGGGAGCGTCCTCTGCTTCCATATCCACCCAGCCGACAACGCCCAGAATCCAGTCATGTTCTGCTGCCAGCCCAAGCATAAAGCGGGTTTCATCAACTGTGTCTGCAGCCTGTACAAGGATGGTTCCATCCATCTTTGCTTCAGTCAGAAGTGGTTTGATGTCACTGGCTAGAAAATCCCGGTAAAGGACGTCCAGTTCTGGCGAGAGCCAGCTGTAATCGCCTCGGGAGAGTTTCCAGAAATGCTGGTGCGCGTCGATCCTAGGCATCGTCCATTTCCTGCTCATAATAGGGATTGCCAAGTGGTGTTGGTGCGTCTGGATGGAGAAGTTCTTTGTCTTTAAGAGCTTGCCAGAATTCCTGCGGAATAGAAGCAGATATCCATCTGATGATGCCTTCCAACTCAACCGGATTACGCATGCCCGGTATCACACTGGTGACGGCAGGGTGCGCAAGCGGAAATTGGAGCGCGGCAGCCGGAAGCTCAACACCAAACTCTGTGCACGTGGCTTTAAGTGCTGTCACTCGGGTGAGGATGTCCTGCGGTGCTGTTTGGTAGTTCCAGGTTTCACCACCGACGAGGATGCCGGAATTGAAGGGCCCCCCAAGAACGATAGAGGTTTTTCTGGCGAGACATGCGGGGAGTAGGTCGCCCAATGACTCTTGTTCCAGCAGGGTGTAACGCCCTGCGAGCAAAAACACGTCCCAATCTGCCTGTTGCATCAACTCCATGCAGATTGCAGTCTCATTCACACCAAGGCCCATGGCCGAAATGGCACCAGTGGCTTTGAGTTCCTGAAGGGCTTTTATGCCGCCTTTGAGGTCCTGCATGTGTTTGGCATTTGCTTCCGGTCCATGTGTGACCTCGCCAATGTCATGCACCAGCAGGATTTCCAGCTTGTCCAATCCGGTGCGGTGCATGCTGGCTTCGTAAGAGCGCATGATACCGTCATAGGAATAATCGAAGAATGGATGGAACGGTAGCGGATCTGGCCAGCCCATTGTGGCCGCATTTTCTGCCATGCCGGGCACGAGTACCCGACCCACTTTTGTCGATAAAATATGGGGGTGTCTGCGAATCCCATCGCCGATCACCCGTTCTGACCGGCCAAGCCCGTAATACGGAGCCGTGTCAAAATACGTCACGCCTGCTGCAATTGCGCGATCTATGGTGCTCATGGACACTCTACGAGGTGCGGTTGCAAATAAACCGCCAAACATTGCACCACCAATTCCCAGTGTTGGCAGGTGCAGGTCTGTCTCTCCCAGTTGTCGATGAGCCAGCTTCCCTCCAAAGCTCATAGCTTATCCTTCTATGTCGGCGTAGAGCCGTAAATACTCGTTATATCTTGCGCCACTTGGGCGAAGGTCTGCTGAACCTCTTCAATTCCCGGTGCTTTGAAATCATCGATGCGTTCCATGAAT
The window above is part of the Pseudovibrio sp. Tun.PSC04-5.I4 genome. Proteins encoded here:
- a CDS encoding amidohydrolase family protein produces the protein MPRIDAHQHFWKLSRGDYSWLSPELDVLYRDFLASDIKPLLTEAKMDGTILVQAADTVDETRFMLGLAAEHDWILGVVGWVDMEAEDAPKIIRELAENPKFVGIRPMIQDIPDDEWMLKDTLRPAIQTLIDENLTLDLLVLPRHLLHLKTFLKRYPDLSCVIDHGAKPDIRNEAIETWSQHVADIARTTTVRCKLSGLLTEANDQASIEDIAPYAFHILKCFGAERVMFGSDWPVLLLANTYQNWLDMVEQLTADLPQADWEAIFGGTAANFYLTKTMETL
- a CDS encoding aldo/keto reductase, which codes for MSFGGKLAHRQLGETDLHLPTLGIGGAMFGGLFATAPRRVSMSTIDRAIAAGVTYFDTAPYYGLGRSERVIGDGIRRHPHILSTKVGRVLVPGMAENAATMGWPDPLPFHPFFDYSYDGIMRSYEASMHRTGLDKLEILLVHDIGEVTHGPEANAKHMQDLKGGIKALQELKATGAISAMGLGVNETAICMELMQQADWDVFLLAGRYTLLEQESLGDLLPACLARKTSIVLGGPFNSGILVGGETWNYQTAPQDILTRVTALKATCTEFGVELPAAALQFPLAHPAVTSVIPGMRNPVELEGIIRWISASIPQEFWQALKDKELLHPDAPTPLGNPYYEQEMDDA
- a CDS encoding altronate dehydratase family protein, which encodes MSASIQSSVKLQKADNVIIATRALQVGDKAGSLSVLDSISAGHKIAEVPVAKGEALIKFGQTIGFASMDIPAGSHVHSHNMEFSDPGVHHSFCKEYKPTQFVAHPEERTFNGYLREDGTVGTRNYIAILTSVNCSATAAHRIADAFGDEDLAEFENIDGVASFAHGTGCGMAGDNEGFANLQRVLWGYAKNPNVGGVLLVGLGCEVNQIDFLLEAYGLKQSPTFQVMNIQGMGGLRKTIEAGKEKIKAMLPEVNKTSRAPAPISKLMVGLQCGGSDGWSGVTANPALGYATDLLVQYGGTSVLSETSEIYGAEHLLTSRAANQKIAEKLVERVRWWEDYTARNNGNMDNNPSPGNKRGGLTTILEKSLGAVAKGGTTALEGVYKYGEPIDTTGFVFMDSPGYDPASVTGQIASGCNLIIFTTGRGSAFGSKPSPTIKVASNTPLFEHMPEDMDLNAGSIISEGKSVEAVGEEIFEFMIKVASGEHSKSEAQGLGDYEFIPWQIGAVM